The proteins below come from a single Streptomyces tubercidicus genomic window:
- a CDS encoding class I SAM-dependent DNA methyltransferase, whose protein sequence is MSRGFIEVDDESDGTVPEGIWRDREGQAEAFDAIGDRYDEAFPYKKGQLAAAEWLIGALPAGGRVLDLGCGTGLPTARQLVEAGFEVVGVDLSRGMVELAREYVPGATFHRLDIADLEPDGPHDLGRFDAVVAFFSLLMLPRAEIPGALRTVHDLLVPGGLFTLSMVEADVDYFRIPFLGHAIRVSGYLRDDLRKVIEDARFEVVEESSYTYAPAVSDVPPEEQLFLHCTRRG, encoded by the coding sequence GTGAGCAGAGGGTTCATCGAGGTCGATGACGAGAGCGACGGGACCGTTCCTGAGGGCATATGGCGCGATCGCGAGGGGCAGGCCGAGGCGTTTGACGCGATCGGGGATCGCTATGACGAGGCGTTTCCGTACAAGAAGGGGCAGCTCGCCGCGGCGGAGTGGCTGATCGGGGCGCTGCCCGCCGGAGGCCGGGTGCTGGATCTGGGCTGCGGCACCGGTCTGCCGACCGCCCGGCAGCTGGTGGAGGCGGGGTTCGAGGTGGTCGGCGTCGACCTGTCCCGGGGGATGGTGGAGCTCGCCCGGGAGTACGTGCCCGGTGCAACCTTCCACCGGCTGGACATCGCCGACCTGGAGCCCGACGGTCCGCACGACCTGGGGCGTTTCGATGCGGTCGTGGCCTTCTTCTCCCTGCTGATGCTGCCGCGTGCGGAGATCCCGGGGGCGCTGCGGACGGTTCATGACCTGCTGGTCCCCGGTGGGCTGTTCACGCTCTCGATGGTGGAGGCCGATGTGGACTACTTCAGGATCCCGTTTCTCGGCCACGCCATCCGGGTCTCCGGCTATCTGCGGGACGACCTGCGCAAGGTCATCGAGGACGCGCGATTCGAGGTCGTCGAGGAGTCCTCGTACACCTACGCTCCGGCGGTCTCGGATGTGCCGCCCGAGGAACAGCTGTTTCTCCACTGCACGCGACGCGGCTGA
- a CDS encoding immunity 49 family protein: MTIKDVARHDVSEQQIEQALDGIGRRAHSRWHTMQYDCYSDEQLQAMRDELLDHIAARTVADPEPGTAPSGIVLRTAAECALGLMSLGCYPNGDQEISFTLVGEQLSSEDTDFEAVVEQAATARTWLDAFALSVISGMIWERDLVIGLLLRGDYAPDIHSGLPHSKLQSESDPGELAEMDALCGYLTQAEGHLPRHWPSVTLCKPTADERAEAKRHLDALEALTPDQRLLRALLEDDQSAFEQALEHRLVQHRESAPTDAPPRSLLPHKTIALTALAVQVHHWDLHVRSAYLPQTLLNAPEGVPSISG, translated from the coding sequence ATGACGATCAAGGATGTAGCCCGGCATGACGTGAGTGAGCAGCAAATTGAGCAGGCGCTGGACGGCATCGGGCGTCGGGCCCACAGCCGCTGGCACACGATGCAATACGACTGCTACTCCGACGAGCAGCTGCAGGCAATGCGCGACGAACTCCTCGACCACATAGCAGCCCGCACGGTGGCGGACCCCGAGCCCGGCACCGCCCCGTCGGGCATCGTCCTGCGCACGGCGGCCGAGTGCGCCCTGGGGCTCATGAGTCTGGGCTGCTACCCCAACGGTGATCAAGAGATCTCCTTCACCCTCGTCGGCGAGCAGCTCAGCAGCGAGGACACGGACTTCGAGGCCGTTGTCGAGCAGGCCGCAACCGCGAGGACCTGGCTGGACGCGTTCGCGCTGTCGGTGATCAGTGGCATGATCTGGGAACGGGACCTGGTCATCGGGCTGTTGCTGCGTGGCGACTATGCGCCTGACATCCACAGCGGTCTGCCGCACTCGAAGCTGCAATCGGAGTCGGACCCGGGCGAGCTGGCGGAGATGGATGCCCTGTGCGGCTACCTCACCCAGGCCGAAGGGCATCTGCCCCGGCACTGGCCGTCGGTAACGCTGTGCAAGCCGACCGCCGACGAACGCGCCGAGGCAAAGCGGCACCTGGATGCCCTCGAAGCGCTGACGCCAGATCAGCGCCTACTGCGCGCGCTCTTGGAGGACGACCAGTCGGCCTTCGAGCAGGCCCTGGAGCATCGCCTCGTCCAGCACCGGGAGAGCGCACCCACCGATGCGCCGCCCCGCAGCCTCCTGCCGCACAAGACCATCGCCCTGACCGCACTCGCAGTCCAAGTACACCACTGGGATCTGCACGTCCGATCTGCCTACCTTCCGCAGACCCTGCTGAACGCCCCGGAAGGTGTGCCGTCGATCAGCGGCTGA
- a CDS encoding zinc ribbon domain-containing protein: protein MTLPQQPDGSAPPAPAASTVLLTGRAADRRTGVPRWGNGRDLTRYLCAAAYLDRAYAGSLIKQVAAEPHLGVAAAPACDIPVVLRHAYLANARRHGRDLVLSVLLLLAFVFTFWVGDGVITLLVLFLSWVTVFSFELSTKYGRHLQSLRPDRFDPAAAPPPLNSDIATRLRQIGDYAGGNVTTYSGYSPFIGYGSELDSWSLTFDVTTSSRPGGESQEFDVTELYAHIAERVGALALPCLEIEERLFADGSTLLGDTRFLPDPLGRPVARIPFDQIDALKRTPEEGARPYLAVHSTGWNGELVTSLFLRFVRSDSNLYVEAVPTVLCPLLDRYRVIDTLMPRPPLGELAKLVSETAVSTFFILLAAPARAISGFAPDYGMSRRMRRQHKLITRLRSFDYGARLSVRQQAAATRHQRHFQKADSGMVLKTVEKRVLDALVEFAEERGIDAGELIQRQQTIINNGIIASHGARVDSSSVASGDRSRTAMNIIHKIPLLKLD, encoded by the coding sequence GTGACGCTGCCTCAGCAGCCTGACGGTTCTGCACCGCCCGCGCCGGCCGCGTCCACGGTGCTGCTCACCGGCCGGGCCGCCGACCGCCGCACCGGCGTGCCGCGATGGGGTAATGGCCGGGATCTGACGAGGTATTTGTGTGCGGCCGCCTATCTGGACCGCGCCTATGCCGGATCACTCATCAAACAGGTCGCCGCCGAACCCCACTTGGGGGTGGCGGCGGCCCCGGCGTGCGATATCCCCGTGGTGCTGCGGCACGCCTACCTGGCCAATGCGCGCCGTCACGGCCGGGATCTCGTACTCAGCGTCCTGCTCCTGCTGGCTTTCGTCTTCACTTTCTGGGTCGGCGACGGGGTAATCACCCTGCTGGTGCTGTTCCTTTCCTGGGTGACGGTGTTCTCCTTCGAGCTCTCGACGAAGTACGGACGCCATCTGCAGAGCCTTCGCCCGGACCGCTTCGACCCGGCGGCCGCACCGCCGCCGCTCAACAGCGATATCGCGACGCGGCTGCGCCAGATCGGCGATTACGCCGGCGGGAACGTCACCACATACAGCGGATATTCGCCCTTCATCGGTTACGGGTCCGAACTCGACTCGTGGTCCCTGACCTTCGATGTCACCACATCGAGCCGGCCGGGAGGCGAATCGCAGGAATTCGATGTGACGGAGCTCTACGCCCATATCGCGGAGCGGGTCGGCGCCCTGGCGCTGCCCTGCCTGGAGATCGAGGAGCGGCTCTTCGCCGACGGCTCGACCCTCCTGGGAGACACCCGCTTCCTGCCGGACCCCCTGGGCCGGCCCGTCGCCCGGATTCCCTTCGACCAGATCGACGCGCTGAAACGGACGCCCGAGGAAGGCGCCCGCCCGTATCTGGCCGTGCACTCCACCGGCTGGAACGGCGAGTTGGTCACCTCGCTCTTCCTTCGCTTTGTGCGCTCGGACTCCAACCTCTATGTGGAAGCCGTCCCCACGGTGCTGTGCCCGCTGCTCGACCGCTACCGGGTCATCGACACCCTGATGCCCCGCCCACCACTGGGCGAACTCGCCAAGCTGGTCTCCGAAACAGCGGTCAGCACCTTCTTCATTCTGCTCGCCGCACCCGCACGCGCCATCTCGGGATTCGCACCCGACTACGGGATGTCCCGGCGGATGCGCCGTCAGCACAAGCTGATCACCAGGCTGCGCAGTTTCGACTACGGAGCGCGGCTGAGTGTTCGTCAACAGGCGGCGGCCACACGACACCAGCGGCATTTCCAGAAGGCCGACAGCGGAATGGTCCTGAAGACGGTGGAGAAGCGGGTGCTGGACGCACTCGTCGAATTCGCCGAAGAGCGTGGCATCGACGCGGGCGAGCTGATCCAGCGTCAGCAGACCATCATCAACAACGGCATTATCGCGTCCCACGGAGCGCGAGTGGATTCCAGCTCGGTCGCCTCCGGCGACAGGTCCCGGACCGCGATGAACATCATCCATAAGATCCCGCTGCTGAAACTGGACTGA
- a CDS encoding zinc-binding dehydrogenase: MLELTDGQGVDAAIEALGAPQTWEAAFRVTKPGGRISNVGYHGEAREPLQIPLEPFGYGTSRRFPVPVPVAVAVDSAVRRGRFPSDAMP, from the coding sequence ATTCTGGAGCTGACGGACGGCCAGGGAGTCGACGCGGCCATCGAGGCGCTCGGCGCGCCCCAGACCTGGGAGGCGGCCTTCCGGGTCACGAAGCCGGGCGGGCGCATTTCCAACGTCGGGTACCACGGGGAGGCGCGGGAGCCGCTCCAGATCCCGCTGGAGCCGTTCGGATATGGCACGTCCAGGCGTTTTCCCGTTCCCGTTCCCGTTGCCGTTGCCGTGGACAGCGCAGTGCGTCGTGGACGTTTTCCATCCGACGCGATGCCGTGA
- a CDS encoding response regulator: MTDQANSAGSGPGSTIRVLLADDEEMVRHGVRMILRHTEGIEVVSEAANGAEAIRLATEERPDVVLLDVRMPVLDGLAAIEPLAALEHRPQVVMLTTFGDEENVIRALRAGATGFLLKDEGPEELIRAVRAAAVGDAVLSPGVTGTVVRRMLRGGGPGPLDSRVQGLTDREREVLVMLGEGLSNLEIGARLGIGVGTVKTHVGSILGKTGCGSRVQAALLAHQAGLMG, translated from the coding sequence ATGACTGACCAGGCCAACTCCGCTGGATCCGGGCCGGGTTCCACGATCCGGGTGCTGCTCGCCGACGACGAGGAGATGGTCCGGCACGGCGTCCGGATGATTCTCCGGCACACCGAGGGCATCGAAGTGGTGAGTGAGGCGGCCAACGGCGCCGAGGCCATCCGGCTCGCCACCGAGGAGCGGCCCGATGTGGTGCTCCTCGACGTCCGGATGCCCGTACTCGACGGGCTCGCCGCCATCGAACCGCTCGCCGCCCTGGAACACCGGCCACAGGTGGTCATGCTCACCACGTTCGGCGACGAGGAGAACGTCATCCGGGCCCTGCGCGCCGGCGCCACCGGCTTCCTGCTGAAGGACGAGGGGCCGGAGGAACTGATCCGCGCGGTACGGGCCGCGGCCGTGGGAGACGCGGTGCTCTCGCCCGGTGTCACCGGGACCGTCGTCCGGCGGATGCTCAGGGGCGGCGGGCCCGGCCCCTTGGACAGCAGGGTGCAAGGTCTGACGGACCGGGAACGGGAGGTGCTCGTCATGCTGGGTGAGGGGCTCTCGAACCTGGAGATCGGCGCGCGGCTCGGCATCGGGGTGGGGACGGTCAAGACCCATGTCGGCTCGATCCTGGGAAAGACGGGCTGCGGCAGCCGGGTGCAGGCCGCGCTGCTGGCACACCAGGCCGGCCTCATGGGCTGA
- a CDS encoding histidine kinase: MPSSAPPESDPPVSRSLFAGPGEHGRWLWWRAAGEAVLAAVLVLVAHTGLSTVEARLVGAAEALAILGAALVLVRRRFPVACAVGLAALTGAAPSAALLTAVAAYTATRQMRTPRQRVGVILGAAALTMLTCAVFAPTLEVGGNLFGLALGAVLALTTVVVPGLVGTAAGQQGRLLRALRERAAAAEQARRLADSESRMRERSRIAAEMHDLVGHRLSLVSLHAGGLEMALGKQAPELRDEAAVVRRATRDAMQELREALGVLGPLESDTGTGALTDATGTRADIEALVEESRRGGIPVELCWEGADLDARPARVRRAVHRVARESLTNVHRYAAGAHVTVTVRHTGERVQVRVRNGVPPTRPAASTGLGSGRGLAGLRERVALLGGALEAGRTPGGGFAVVAAIPADPGPAAETVDAETAEAETADAEAADAGTADAASDSSGRPGMAAAEPGGVGKPRSADEPGSIDEPGGVDEPVSRAAILQRRAAGAVIGLLGLIGVAVMLVFGVLLVAHSRYELAYERPAPPRVGMTKEQLKGAVPADDGIVRAAALGHEPPRPPSATECRYPYADNPPEGGRLPIVRYCFRSDTLIAIDRFTVPMVTEPHGGSRTHD, from the coding sequence ATGCCGTCCAGCGCCCCACCCGAGTCCGATCCCCCCGTTTCCCGGAGCCTCTTTGCCGGGCCGGGGGAGCACGGGCGGTGGCTGTGGTGGCGGGCGGCGGGAGAAGCGGTCCTGGCCGCGGTGCTGGTGCTGGTCGCCCATACGGGGCTGTCGACGGTCGAGGCCCGGCTGGTGGGCGCGGCGGAAGCGCTGGCGATTCTCGGCGCCGCGCTGGTGCTGGTCCGGCGCCGGTTTCCGGTGGCCTGTGCGGTCGGGCTGGCCGCGCTGACGGGGGCGGCGCCCTCCGCGGCGCTGCTGACCGCGGTGGCCGCCTACACCGCGACCCGGCAGATGCGTACGCCACGGCAGCGGGTCGGGGTGATCCTCGGGGCGGCCGCCCTGACGATGCTGACCTGCGCGGTGTTCGCGCCCACGCTGGAGGTGGGCGGCAACCTGTTCGGCCTTGCGCTGGGCGCCGTGCTCGCCCTGACCACGGTCGTGGTGCCGGGGCTGGTCGGTACCGCCGCGGGTCAGCAGGGTCGGCTGCTGCGGGCCCTGCGGGAGCGCGCGGCCGCCGCCGAGCAGGCGCGCCGGCTGGCGGACAGCGAGTCCCGTATGCGCGAGCGCTCGCGGATCGCCGCCGAGATGCACGATCTGGTCGGGCACCGGCTGAGCCTTGTCTCCCTGCACGCGGGCGGCCTGGAGATGGCGCTGGGTAAACAGGCGCCCGAGCTGCGGGACGAGGCCGCCGTGGTGCGTCGCGCCACCCGCGACGCGATGCAGGAGCTGCGCGAGGCGCTGGGGGTCCTCGGCCCACTGGAGAGCGACACCGGCACCGGCGCGCTGACCGATGCGACGGGTACCCGTGCGGATATCGAGGCGCTGGTGGAGGAGTCGCGCAGGGGCGGCATTCCGGTCGAGCTGTGCTGGGAGGGGGCGGATCTGGACGCCCGGCCCGCCCGGGTGCGGCGGGCGGTGCATCGCGTGGCGCGCGAGTCGCTCACCAATGTGCACCGGTACGCGGCCGGGGCGCATGTGACGGTGACCGTCCGGCACACCGGCGAGCGGGTGCAGGTGCGGGTCCGCAACGGTGTGCCGCCCACCCGGCCCGCCGCCTCGACGGGCCTCGGCTCCGGGCGCGGGCTGGCCGGCCTGCGGGAGCGGGTGGCACTGCTCGGCGGCGCACTGGAGGCCGGGCGGACGCCCGGAGGCGGCTTCGCCGTGGTGGCCGCCATCCCCGCCGATCCCGGCCCGGCCGCGGAGACGGTGGACGCGGAGACTGCCGAAGCGGAGACTGCCGACGCGGAGGCAGCTGATGCGGGGACGGCCGACGCGGCGTCGGACAGCAGCGGGCGGCCGGGGATGGCCGCCGCCGAGCCCGGCGGCGTCGGCAAGCCCAGGAGCGCCGATGAGCCCGGCAGCATCGACGAGCCCGGCGGCGTCGACGAGCCCGTCAGCAGAGCCGCCATCCTCCAGCGGCGCGCCGCCGGAGCCGTCATCGGGCTGCTCGGTCTGATCGGGGTGGCGGTGATGCTGGTGTTCGGGGTCTTGCTGGTGGCCCATTCACGCTATGAGCTCGCGTACGAGCGGCCCGCACCGCCCCGGGTGGGGATGACGAAGGAGCAGCTGAAGGGCGCCGTGCCGGCGGACGACGGGATCGTGCGCGCGGCCGCGCTGGGGCACGAACCGCCGCGGCCGCCCTCCGCCACGGAGTGCCGCTATCCGTACGCCGACAATCCTCCCGAGGGCGGTCGGCTGCCGATCGTCCGCTACTGCTTCCGGTCCGACACATTGATCGCGATCGACCGTTTTACCGTTCCGATGGTGACCGAACCTCATGGTGGGAGCAGGACGCATGACTGA
- a CDS encoding serine hydrolase, which yields MSSEALLREMRQRLRDGGLHGCFLVRDLQTGQELGIDPDTPLPAASLVKIPLALATLERIRRGELSGSTMLTVEPGRITSPGPTGLSRFRHPARIAVDDLLYLSTSVSDGTAADALFALTPPAQVAEILREFGLQGISVRHTVRELTETPVERFDAAEAHLAHALAIEAGTSGRGHRVPQLDVTRANSGSARSYVELLQALWTPSAIPPEVAGRVRSLMTDNLLRQRIAPDFSSDASTWSSKTGTLLNLRHEVGVVEHSDGQAFAIAVLTESLVPASTQPDADAVMAQVARALRDHLRQL from the coding sequence ATGAGCAGCGAGGCACTGCTGCGGGAGATGCGTCAGCGGCTGCGCGACGGCGGCCTGCACGGTTGCTTTCTCGTACGGGACCTGCAGACGGGGCAAGAGCTGGGCATCGATCCGGACACCCCGCTGCCCGCCGCCTCCCTGGTGAAGATCCCGCTGGCGCTGGCGACGCTGGAGCGCATCCGACGGGGCGAGCTCAGCGGATCGACGATGCTCACGGTGGAACCCGGGCGGATCACCTCGCCCGGCCCGACCGGGCTGAGCCGGTTCCGTCACCCCGCCCGGATCGCGGTCGACGATCTGCTATACCTCAGCACCAGCGTGAGCGACGGGACGGCCGCGGACGCGTTGTTCGCCCTCACCCCGCCCGCTCAAGTGGCGGAGATCCTCCGGGAGTTCGGCCTCCAGGGCATCTCCGTCCGGCATACCGTCCGCGAGCTGACCGAGACCCCCGTGGAACGCTTCGATGCCGCAGAAGCACATCTCGCCCATGCGCTCGCGATTGAAGCCGGCACCAGCGGCCGCGGCCACCGGGTGCCGCAGCTCGATGTGACCCGCGCGAACTCCGGCAGCGCGCGCTCCTACGTCGAACTCCTGCAGGCCCTGTGGACACCGTCGGCGATCCCCCCGGAGGTGGCCGGGCGCGTCCGCTCCCTCATGACGGACAACCTGCTGCGGCAGCGCATCGCCCCGGACTTCAGCTCCGACGCCTCCACCTGGTCCTCCAAGACCGGAACCCTCCTCAACCTCCGCCACGAAGTCGGCGTCGTCGAGCACTCCGACGGTCAGGCCTTCGCCATCGCCGTCCTCACCGAGTCACTCGTCCCCGCCAGCACACAGCCCGACGCCGACGCCGTCATGGCCCAGGTCGCCCGCGCGCTGCGCGATCACCTCCGGCAGCTTTAG
- a CDS encoding LysR family transcriptional regulator encodes MPKSHRVRGVDLVGACRAFVSVSERGSFTVGAAAARMSQSVASRRVAALEERFGEQLFERTARRAVLTPFGRDLLPAARRLVLAADVLQHEAETAKLKPWRLAVPDICSTAGLARLIADARGHGVTLDLRAAAPAERAELLHSQQVRAALLAVPRDEATWSVPLGLASAQDPGAKRIYVETLRCGRAAVGEPRRIWIQPEDDVPHIRDPLTRLRDAVGLRPAQLAVAADHTTAAAEVLCSRDVLLCSPAQAGELALRWRPIGEITLTRGFVLATAAAGHPDHIRARLGEDIARCLGADEGDVPTQGPVTT; translated from the coding sequence ATGCCGAAATCGCATAGGGTGCGGGGTGTGGATCTGGTGGGAGCGTGCCGTGCGTTTGTCAGCGTGAGCGAGCGCGGCAGTTTCACCGTCGGAGCGGCCGCCGCGCGGATGTCGCAGTCGGTGGCCAGCCGTCGCGTCGCCGCCCTTGAGGAGCGCTTCGGTGAGCAGCTCTTCGAACGGACGGCACGGCGGGCCGTTCTCACCCCCTTCGGCCGGGATCTGCTGCCGGCCGCCAGACGACTGGTGCTCGCGGCCGATGTCCTGCAGCACGAGGCGGAGACGGCCAAGCTCAAGCCCTGGCGGCTCGCGGTCCCCGACATCTGCTCCACCGCCGGCCTCGCCCGCCTCATCGCCGACGCACGAGGCCACGGCGTCACCCTCGATCTCCGTGCCGCGGCACCGGCGGAGCGGGCCGAGCTCCTGCACTCCCAGCAGGTGCGTGCCGCCTTGCTCGCCGTCCCGCGCGACGAGGCGACCTGGTCCGTGCCGCTCGGACTCGCCAGTGCGCAGGATCCGGGCGCGAAGCGCATCTATGTCGAGACGCTGCGGTGCGGGCGCGCGGCGGTCGGCGAGCCCCGCCGTATCTGGATCCAGCCGGAGGACGATGTGCCGCACATCCGTGACCCGCTGACGCGGCTGCGCGATGCCGTCGGTCTGCGGCCCGCCCAGCTCGCCGTCGCGGCCGACCACACGACCGCCGCGGCGGAGGTGCTGTGCTCGCGCGATGTGCTGCTCTGCTCCCCCGCGCAGGCCGGCGAACTCGCCCTGCGCTGGCGCCCCATCGGCGAGATCACCCTCACCCGGGGGTTCGTCCTGGCCACCGCCGCGGCCGGACACCCGGACCACATCCGTGCGCGTCTGGGCGAGGACATCGCCCGCTGCCTCGGCGCCGACGAGGGAGACGTGCCGACGCAGGGCCCGGTGACGACATGA